A window of the Scytonema millei VB511283 genome harbors these coding sequences:
- a CDS encoding MAPEG family protein, giving the protein MYSVMRTVDMTLPLWGLVIFIVWTIAVVVSLLVVRIRHLSAGGSVKDFATPNDESLLWRLYRVQANLVENLPLYLGVLFLLTVRGVSGTVVDSLVVAYIGFRLAHSLIHIAGLNPLYRVFCLGSQFVCLVALIALAVF; this is encoded by the coding sequence ATGTATTCAGTCATGCGTACTGTGGATATGACCTTGCCCCTCTGGGGTTTAGTAATTTTCATCGTATGGACGATCGCTGTCGTTGTCTCTTTGCTTGTCGTGAGAATTCGGCATCTCTCTGCTGGTGGCTCTGTCAAAGATTTCGCCACACCAAACGATGAAAGCTTGCTTTGGCGCTTATATCGCGTCCAAGCTAACTTGGTGGAGAACCTACCTTTATATTTAGGAGTTCTGTTTCTGCTAACAGTTCGAGGCGTATCTGGAACAGTGGTAGATTCACTTGTTGTCGCGTACATCGGATTTCGGCTAGCACACTCGCTGATTCACATCGCTGGCTTAAATCCGTTGTATCGAGTTTTCTGTTTAGGCAGTCAGTTTGTTTGCTTGGTTGCCTTAATTGCATTAGCAGTTTTCTAA
- a CDS encoding bifunctional ADP-dependent NAD(P)H-hydrate dehydratase/NAD(P)H-hydrate epimerase yields MLPDRSRRKQIEQVVVTAEQMRQIEARIFAAGMPVAALMEKVGISIARRVQTLYPYPQVRRVGVLVGPGHNGGDALVVARELHFQGYEVLIYRPIAKLKELTNQHAQYAESLGIPHFEAIAPLQDCDLLIDGLFGFGMERQITEPIASDIHQLDRWSMPILSIDLPSGLHTDTGEVLGKAVKATRTFCLGLWKQGLLQDRALEYIGTVELIDFDIPTADIHAVLEAPKVKRVTSDLAIATLPLTRPPVTHKYKQGHLLLICGSRRYAGGALLTALGARASGVGMLSIAVPESLKPLLNAQLPEALVVGCPETDNGAIAQLDLPEGTDLESFQAIACGPGLTLEATPIIQGVLNNDCPLVLDADGLNILAILGTQKLSRRSSPTVLTPHAGEFKRLFPDAPSPMQDRISAVREAAQTSKAVVLLKGARTAIANPSGQVWINPESTPALARGGSGDVLTGLLGGLLAQATAQHISVDAIAACAAWWHSQAGILAERERTQIGVDAFTLTQFLIPVLHQSVG; encoded by the coding sequence TTGCTACCAGATCGCTCTAGACGCAAACAAATTGAGCAAGTCGTAGTTACGGCTGAGCAGATGCGCCAGATTGAGGCGCGGATATTTGCTGCGGGAATGCCAGTTGCAGCTTTGATGGAAAAGGTAGGGATATCGATCGCCCGACGAGTACAAACATTGTATCCCTATCCCCAAGTGCGACGGGTCGGCGTGCTGGTAGGACCAGGACATAACGGCGGTGATGCTTTAGTGGTGGCGCGAGAGTTACATTTCCAAGGGTATGAAGTTCTCATCTACCGTCCGATCGCCAAATTAAAAGAATTAACCAACCAACACGCACAGTATGCTGAGAGTTTAGGCATCCCGCATTTTGAGGCGATCGCTCCCTTGCAAGATTGTGACTTGTTAATCGACGGCTTATTTGGGTTTGGCATGGAACGCCAAATCACCGAGCCAATCGCCTCAGATATTCACCAACTCGACCGCTGGTCTATGCCTATTCTCAGCATCGATCTCCCTTCTGGGTTGCATACAGATACAGGAGAAGTGCTGGGAAAGGCAGTTAAAGCAACGCGAACTTTTTGTTTGGGATTGTGGAAGCAAGGATTATTACAAGATCGAGCATTAGAGTATATCGGTACGGTAGAACTGATCGATTTTGACATCCCCACAGCAGATATACATGCTGTTTTGGAAGCGCCCAAAGTCAAGCGCGTGACGAGTGACTTGGCGATCGCCACTCTTCCCCTGACTCGTCCGCCAGTCACTCACAAGTACAAACAAGGGCATTTGTTACTCATTTGCGGTTCGCGACGCTATGCTGGCGGTGCATTACTGACAGCTTTAGGTGCTAGAGCAAGTGGTGTCGGAATGCTGTCGATCGCCGTGCCTGAATCGCTCAAACCCCTGCTGAACGCGCAACTCCCTGAAGCATTAGTTGTAGGTTGTCCCGAAACCGATAATGGCGCGATCGCCCAGCTCGATTTACCAGAAGGAACCGATTTAGAATCATTTCAAGCCATTGCCTGCGGTCCCGGTCTGACTTTAGAAGCTACGCCGATTATCCAAGGAGTTTTGAACAACGATTGCCCCCTAGTTCTGGATGCAGACGGTTTGAATATTCTTGCCATTTTGGGGACGCAAAAGTTATCGCGGCGATCGTCGCCAACCGTCCTCACACCTCATGCAGGAGAGTTTAAGCGCTTATTTCCCGATGCTCCTAGCCCGATGCAAGACCGCATTAGTGCTGTACGAGAAGCAGCACAGACGAGCAAAGCAGTGGTATTGCTCAAGGGAGCGAGAACGGCGATCGCCAATCCATCAGGTCAAGTCTGGATTAATCCTGAGAGTACGCCTGCATTAGCACGGGGTGGGAGTGGCGATGTTTTAACTGGATTACTAGGGGGACTGCTTGCCCAGGCAACCGCACAACATATCTCAGTAGATGCGATCGCGGCGTGTGCGGCATGGTGGCACTCCCAAGCGGGCATTTTAGCAGAACGAGAAAGAACTCAAATCGGAGTCGATGCATTTACATTGACGCAGTTTTTGATTCCAGTTCTGCATCAATCTGTAGGATAG